In the genome of Phycisphaerales bacterium, the window GCTCTTCTGGATCAGCCACACGCAGATCGTCGGCGGGGCCATCTACGACATCATCGTCCGCGGCTATCGCCCGCAGCTGCGCGACCTGAGGACCGCCATTTTCGCCTCGCTCTGCTGGATGGTCCCGCTCGTCGTGCTCAACTGGATCACCGGGCTCAACTACGGCTACCTCGGGCCAGAGCTGGAGGGCCAGACCGTGCTGAACCTGCTGCCGCCCTGGCCCTGGCGCGTGCTCACGATGGCGGGCATCGTGCTCGTGCTGTTCACGCTGCTCTGGGTGGTCTGGCCGATCGCCGGGCGCTTGTCGGGCGACGGCGATGATGACTGAACGAGTCAACGAAAAATCAAATGACTAGTTCTCGCCGCCCTCGCCCTCCGGCTCGATGGCCGTGACCTGCACGGGCACGTTGTTGTCGGCCACCTCGAACTGCAGCCCTTCGACCTCGCCCGACAGGCGTGCGGCAAACTCCGCCGAGCCCGGCGACAGTTCCACGCCCTCGAGGAACAGCGTGGCGACCACGCGGGCCCGGCCCGCGGCGATGGCCTGCACCGCTTCGCTGGGCCCGCTCACGCGTACGTCGCGCAGGTAGGCCTCTTCGGGCGCGATGCGCACCGACCACTGGCGCAGTTGCGTGGGCGAGAGGCGGATCATCACCGGAACGCTCGAGAGCGTGTGGCTCTCGATGGTGTCGCGCAGGGCCAGCGTCGCCGTCACCGTCGCGGGCTCGACGCGCACCAGGTCGCTGCGCCACGGCTCGGGGATGGTCAGCGGCACGTTGGGCACCCGGGCCGTGCTGCCCGATCCGATCGATTCGATGTCGTCCTGGGGCACGGTGGCCTCCAGGGTGTCCAGGCCTGCGCCGCCGAGCATCGACGATGGACCCGTGACGGTCGCGGTTGCCGGCTCGGCCACCGGCGGGCCGTTCAGCTCGGCCCCGGGCGCCAGCACGCGGATGGGCACGCTGCGCTGCACCAGTTCGTCCACGCGCACGTCGATGGAGGGCGGGCTTACGCTCACCAGGCTCACCGCCAACCGGTCGAACACGGCGTGGTCGCGGAGCGTGTCGCGAAGCGAGACCGTCTGCCGGCCCGTCTCGGCCGAGAGCCCGTCGCCGATGAGCAGTTCGATGGGCTGGTCGAATCGCTGGCCCGCGCGCTGCAGCGCAGCGCGCGAGCCCTCCAGGCGGAGGGCCACGGTCACGCGCCGGGCTTGTTCTGGGTCGGCCCACGCCGTCAGGGGCGAGCCCGTGGGCGCCGTCAGCACCAGCGTGACGGTGCGCGTCGCGCTGGTCAGGCTGCGCGCCTCGGCAAACGTCCAGATGGCGATGCTCAGCACGACCACCAGCACCAGGCGAAGGATGCGGGCGCGGAGCGTGACATCGCGGGGCGCACTCTCAGCCACGGCCGTCTCCCTTGCCGTCGTCGGCGTCGGACGCCCGATCGGATCGCGCCTCCTCGGCGGTCGAGGGTCGTTCGGGCACGTCCTTGTGCAGGCCGGCCTGCAGGGCGCGGCGCAGCTCTTCGGGCGTCATCGGGTCGCTCAGCTTGCCGCGTTCGGCGATGCGGATGCCCCCGGTTTCCTCGCTCACCACGACGACCAGCGCATCGCATTCGCGGGTGATGCCCACCGCCGCGCGGTGGCGGGCGCCAAAGCCCGCATCGGGCATCTCGCCCGCGCTGGCCAGCGGAAGCTGCACCCCCGCCGCGTGCAAGATGGGGCCCTTGATGATGACCGCCAGATCGTGCAATGCCGTACCGGGAAAGAACAGGCTCTGGAGCAGCCGGGCGCTGACCTCGGCGCCCAGGCGCGTGCCGCCCTCGGCCAGCCCGCCCAGAGCGGTGCGCCGCTCCATCACAATGAGCGCACCGAACTTTGCCTTCTGGAAGTAGCTGCACGCCTCGACGACCGAATCGACCACGTGGGCGATCTCGCCGGGCGTGCTTCGGAAGATCGGCGCCTCGCCCAGCCGCGTGAGCGCCCGGCGGAGCTCTGGCTGGAACACCACGACCAGGCCGATGGCCACGACCACGCCCGCGCGGTCCAGCAGGTATCCCAGCCGCTCGAAGGCTTCCTCGCGACCGACCAGCGAAAGAAAGATCCGCGCCGCCAGCCCGATCAGCAGCACGGCCACGAGGCCCTTCATCACGCCCGCGGCCCGCGTGCCCTCGATAAAACGCAGGATGCCCCATACCACCAGGGCGATCAGCGCAAGCTCAAACCCGACTTCCCACCAGGGATAGCCCGCCATGCGCTTGAGCGCGTCACCGATGGCAATTGCCAGGTCCACCGCTGCCGTAACCCCTTCCAGAGCCCGGCCTCCGGGGGCCAGGTCGGTCACTGTACGCCCGTCGAGGTCCTACGCTGAGGCCCACCATGCCCCGCGTCACCGGCTTCGAGTCCACGCCTAACCCAAACGCCGTCAAGGTGCTGGTCGAGGGCGCTCTCGCCGACGCGCCTCGGAGCTACCGGGAGCCGCCCGGAGACGATTGCACCGACGTTCTTGCCCGGGCGCTCTATGCCATCGAGGGCGTCCGCGTCGTGCTCATCCACCACGACTTCGTGACCGTGGGCAAGGCGCCCGATGCCAAATGGCCGACCATCAAGCGAAAGGCCAAGGCCGCCATCGAGGCCTTCGATCCCGGGCCCGACGCCGATGGCTGATCGCGAACAGACCAAGCTGCCCCACGGCAATCGCGTCGACGACCGGCGCATCGCCCACGCCATCGCACGCTGGTTTGCCCGCTACGCCCGCGCGCTGCCATGGCGCACCGAGCCGCGCGACCCGTGGATCTCGCTCATGAGCGAGATCATGCTCCAGCAGACCCAGGTCGCCCGCGTGGCAGAGCGCTTCGACGCCTTCGTCGCGCAGTTCCCCACGCCCTCGGCCATGGCGGATCGCTCGGTGGACGACGTCCTGGCGTTGTGGAGCGGGCTGGGCTACTACCGACGGGCGCGCCTGCTCCACGCCTGCGCCGTTGCGATCGTTGAGCGTCACGGCGGAAACGTCCCGCAGGGCCTAGACGATCTGCATGAACTTCCGGGCGTCGGGCGATACACCGCCGGCGCCGTGGCGTCCATTGCGTTTGGTGCGGCGGCGCCCATCGTGGACGGCAACGTCGCCCGGGTCCTGCTGCGAGTGCACGGCGTCGAACGCGCCCCCGATTCGCCGGGCGTACAGCGGTGGGCCTGGGAGCGCGCCCAAGCGCTGGCACAAGCCGCGGGCGACGACGTGCCGCGCACCAACGAGGGCATCATGGAACTGGGCGCCACCGTGTGCACGCCGTCGGCGCCTCGGTGTCCGCACTGCCCGCTGCGATCTCGTTGCCGCGCCTTCGAGCACGGCCTGACCGAACGCATCCCAGCGCCCAAGACGCGGGCGGCCAGGAAGCCGCTGGCGATCTCGGCGGTCGTGGTGACCGACAGACGCGGGCGGGTGCTGCTCGAGCAGCGCCCGTCCGGCGGCCTATGGGGTGGGCTCTGGCAGCCGCCCAGCGTGGAGCGCGCTGGCAGCCGCACGATACCGCTGGCAGGCACGCTCGAGGCGCTGGGCCTCGGGTCATCCGTCGAACCGCCAGTCGATCGAGGGAAATTCGGGTTTGCCACAACCCACCGGGCGGTCCGCGTCCAAGTTTGGGTCGCTCGGGCGGTCCACGCCGGCCGGACGCGGGCCGATCGAGGCGCCCGAGCTCGCTGGTTCGAAGCGGCCGATCTGGCGTCCTTGGGCCTCGGATCTGCCCAGAGACGCATGCTGAGTGCTGGGGGCGTAGCAACCAACGGACCATCCCCGGGGAAAGCCGCGGACTTCACGAAGGCTTAACATCGCAAGTTTCTGATTTAGATCGACTTACGAACTCAACCCCGGAATCGGGGCATTGTGGATAAGCTGGGGATCCAGGATTCGAACCTGGACTAGATGAACCAGAATCACCGGTGCTACCATTACACCAATCCCCAGACTGGCGGGCCAAGTCTACATCGGCTCCACGTTGAGTTCAACGCCTGCCACCCGCCCAGCCGTTCGGCAAGTTGGGCGAATTCGGGAAAATACGCACGGCTCGCATGGCTTCGGGTGGCCTTCATGGCACTCTGGGCAAAATTTAGTGTGGGCGATGGCATCCATCGAGTACAATCTCAACGAACGTGTCTACGGGCCTGAGGATGCCCGTGGCGGCTCGGGTGCAGGCGGCAACCTGCGACCAGCAAAGAGCGAGGAGACAGACATGAGCAAGACGATGATTTCCGTGGCAACGCTGCTTGCCGTGGCCGGAGCCAGCTTCGCGCAGGACTCCCAGTTCCTGTTCACCAACCAGGCCGATCCCGGCATCGATGGGTACCTCGGCGGCGCGCACACGCGGGTCATCGACGTGACCAACCCCGGCGCGTTCCTGGCCGGCATCGTGCAGGTTGGTTCGAGCTTCTACTTCAACGATGGTGCGGCCAACTTCGATCCCAGCCTGACCAGCGGCCTGTATCGCCTCGACGGCGCGTTCGGCACGCCGTCGATCACGCCCGTGGCCACAGGGATGCCCATCGAGAACCCCATCGGTCTCCAGTGGGATGCCGGCCGTGGGAACTTCATCACGGTGAACAACCCGTTCTCGCCCGGCGCAGGCAGCGTCGAGGGCATCCTGGGCATCACCCCGGGCGGCACCGTCAGCACCATCTTCGAGCAGGACCTGTCCATCCCCCGGCCGCGCTACCAGGGTGCGTCGCGCCTGGCGCCCGAGTTTGGCAGCGACAGCTACCTCGTCACCAGCCCCAACGGCAGCGGCGCGGTGGTCGGCCCGGGCGAACTCGGCACTGGGAGCGCGCTCTTCCGCATCAACATTGATGGCTCGCTCTCGGGCAGCCAGGAACTCGTCGTTGACTTGGCCGACACGGCCGTCACCGGCTTGGCCGATCCGCTGCTCGACACCGCCGGCCTGGCCGTCAATCCCAATAACGGCCTGGTGTACCTGACCGACCGCAACGCCGGGGCCATCTATGAGATGACGCTCGACGGTTCGGGCGCGTTCGATTCCATCCGTCTGCTGGTCGACGGCCTGAACGAGCCCGAGGAGATCCAGTACGATCCATTCAACGACCGCCTGGTGTTCGACGAGAACTTTGGCTCGGGCCTGGGCCGCATCAGCCAGGTCGAGCTCGATGGCTCGGGCGTGACCGTGCTGGTCGACGGCGTCGACACCCGCGGCATCGTGATCGTGCCCGCGCCGGCGTCGCTGGCACTGGTTGCTCTGGGTGGCCTGGCCGCCGTGCGTCGCCGCCGCTGATTCCTACCGCACGCAACGCCCCTCGGGCAACGTGCGTACATCCTGCATAAGAACGATGGCCGATGGGCGGCGCCCACCGGCCATCGGTGTTTGTACGGATCGTGAGAGAGTTGTCCGCTCGGTGGGGCCGAATGGAGACGCAGAGATGATTGGACCGCGCACACGCATCGCCGGCCTGGTGGCCGCAGGCCTGGCCTCGGGTCTGGCCCTCGCGGAAGAAACCGGTTTCGACAGCCTGCCCTCGGGCTTCCTGGGACGCACGTTCGAGGACGGCGGCATCACGTTTTCCGAGAATCTTTGGTTCCCCGGCGGCAACCAGGTTCAGTTTGCCGCCACCAACGGCACGGGCTCGATCAGCTCGTTCCCAGAGTTCAGTCCGGTCAACGTCATGACCACCGGCTCATGGTCCACCGGCCCGGTCCTGGGCTTCACGCGCACCCATCAGTGGATCGGCAGCATCGGCCAGAACGCCAGCACCGCCCGGCTCGACCTCTTCTGGCTCGGCCGCTCGAACTGGGAAGGCACCGAAGTATGCCTGGAGGGCCTGGTGGGTGACGACGTAGTCGTCAGCGATTGCTTCATCCACCCTGGCGCGCTGCCCGACGACATCCAGCACACCCGCATGGAGATCGCCGGCGTTGAGTTCGAGCGCATCCGTTTCATCGCGCGCGGTGGGACGGTGCCGGGTGAACTTGACGGCATTCTGGCGGTCTTCGACAACGTCGCCATCGAGGTGGGCGAGCCCTGCCGCGTTGATATCGACGGCGATGGTGAATTGACCATCTTCGACTTCCTGGCCTACCAGAACCTCTTCGACGCGGGCGATTTGCAGGCCGACTTCGATGGCGACGGCGAACTGACGCTGTTCGACTTCCTGGCCTTCCAGAACGAGTTCGACGCCGGCTGCGGCTAATGCCGATAGCACAGGCATGACCAACCCCATCACCCTGGTCGGCGGCGGCGGACACGCTAAGGTCGTGGCCGATGCCGCACGCGCGGCCGGCATGGCCATGGCCGGCTTCGTCGACGACGACCCAGCCGCCACCGCGCCCGGGCTCGATCATCTCGGGCCCGTCGAGAAGGCGGCCGAGCCATGGCACCTTTGCATCGGCGACGTCGCCACCCGCATGAAGGTGCTGGGCATGCTCGAAGGCGTGGCGGCGAGCATCATTCATCCGATGTCCATCGTCAGCGTCGACGCCGTGATCGGCGACGGCGTGTTCGTTGGCCCCGGCGCCGTGATCAACGCCGGCGCAACGATCGACGAGCACGTCATCATCAACAGCGCCGCGGTGGTGGAGCACGATGCGCGCATCGGTCGGGCCAGCCACGTCGCGCCCGGGGCCGTGCTATGCGGCGCGGTGGTGGTGGGGCAGGGGTGCCTCATCGGCGCCAACGCCACGCTGCTGCCGGGGGTCGAGGTGGGCGACGGGGCGATCGTTGGCGCGGGCGCGGTGGTCAGGGGCGCGGTGCCGCCTCGCTGCCTGGCGGTGGGTGTGCCGGCCGAGGTGCTCGCGCGTCGACGTGGGCGATCAGTTCGGCTTCGATAGCCGCCTCGAATCGATCCTCGCTGAATCGCTGGGCGTTCTCGACGCACGCCCGCGAACCACACGCACTCGCACGCTTCGCCGCCTCTGCCATCGCGCTCGCCGATCCATCGCACAGCACGCCCGTGGCGCCGTCCTGCACGATGTCGAGCGCCCCGCCCTCGCCCCTGGCCGCGATGGGCAGCCCGCACGCCTGGGCCTCGACGGCCGTGATACCGAAGTCTTCGACCTGCGGAAAGAGCAGCACCGCCGCCGTGCGCATCTCGTGACGCAAGGCCTCATCGCTCAGCCGTCCCATGAAACTCACGTTCGACGGCGCCGACCGCTCGAGCTCACCCCGCACGCTGCCGTCGCCGACGATGCGTAGCTCCGCCCCCGCCAGCTTCGCAGCCTCGATCGCCGTGTCGAACCGCTTGTAGGGTTCGATGGCCCCGACCGACAGCCAGTGCTCGCCGCGCAGTTCTTCGCCGGGCGTGAAGTAGTCGGTGCGGGCGGGCGGATGGATGACCGTCGATTCGCGGCCATACGCCCGCTCGATCAGCCCGGCCACGTGGGTCGAGTTGGCGATGAACGTGCTGACGTGGTCGGCGGTTGAGCGATCCCACGCGCGGAGCGAGCCGCCGAACATGCGCAGGCCCAGCCGTTGCAGCCGGCCGCCGTATTGATCGGCCTGCGACCAAAGGTACCGCGCCGGACTGTGGCAATAGCACACGTGCGGCACGCCGGGCGGCGGGCACAGCCCCTTAATGGCGGCCGAACTGGTTGACACGAGCAGATCAATCGGGCGGCGGCGATGCATCGCCGCGAGCCGATCGGTGAGCTGGCCGACGCCGGATGGATAGAGCGGCAGCATCCACCGCCGAGCCGCCAGCGCCCCGGGCAGCGATCCGAAGGTGGACACCTGGCGCGGCAGTGCGTCGAGTTCGGGCGTGAGCGGCCGCCCATCATCGAACATCGTCAGGATGGCCTCGACGTGCCCCAGCCGACCCGCCACGCGGGCGATATGGTGCAGCACGCGCTCGCCGCCCCGCAGGCCCACCAGCCAGTCATGGGCCAGAACGATGCGCGGGCGATCCCCAGAATTCGATGCCGGGGAATCCTCGGCCCCTTCACGGGGGTTTAGAGTGGTCGATGAGCCAGCCGCACGCATCCCAGACTGTACGGGCCACCCCGGCCAACCTGCTCGGGCTCGACTACCTGGCCGAGGCGGCACGCTTTGGCCCGCCCGTCGTTCCCATCATCGACAGCCACGCCCACATCAACGGGTCCAAGGCCGCCCTGGTATACGAGCGTGCGATGGACGCCTACGGCGTGAAGCGGGTGTACTCGCAGACGCAGATGTCCCAGGCGGCGGCGATGCGCGACGCACTGGGCGACAAGATCCGTTTCGTCGCCATCCCCGAGTACATGAGCGACGACCGCCGGCGAGCCATGCGTGAGGGCTTCTTCGAGAACATGCGGCGCTTCCATGGCGAGTTCGGCTCGCGGATGCTCAAGTTCTGGGCCGCTCCGCGCTTGCGTGACATGCTCGACCCGGTGGCCGACGCCGACATCATCCGCATCGACAGCCCGCTTCGTCGCGACCTGGCCGCCGAGGCGGTCTCGCTGGGCTACATGTTCCAGGCACACATCGCCGACCCGGACACGTGGTTCGCCACCAAGTACGCCGACGCGAGCACGTACGGCACGAAGCTGGAGCATTACGAGCCGCTGGAGCGCATGGCCGACGATTTCGGCGTGCCCTGGCTCGTGGCGCACATGGGCGGCTGGCCCGAGGACCTCACGTTCCTCGACGGCTTGCTCACGCGGCACGACAACATCTACCTGGACACCTCTGCGACCAAGTGGATGGTCCGTGAACTCAGTAAGCACCCGCGCGACGCGTTCATTGCCTTTCTCGAGAAATGGCGCGGCCGCATCCTCTTCGGGTCCGACATCGTGACGCTCGACGACCACTTCGAGTCCAGCGACGACGCCAACAACCGCTTCGGCGCGCACCAAGCCAGCGGCGAGGCCGAGGCCTTCGACCTCTACGCCAGCCGCTACTGGGCCCTGCGCACGCTGTGGGAACGCAAGTATGAAGGACCGAGCCCTATCGCCGACCCCGACCTTGCGATGATCGACCCTGAGAACCACGATGCGATGGGCTCGCCGCCTCTTCAGGGGTTCGCGCTACCGAAGGACTTGCTCGAGGTGGTGTACGCCGGTGCGGCCGAGGCTCTGCTGGAGACGTGGTGGGCCGAGCACTAATGCATCAACGGAACGCCCAAGGCTCCCCGGGCGTGTAGCCGAGCAAGTCGTAAAGCTCAGCCCGCGTCTGCATGCCGTCCAGGCTCGCTTGCACGCTGCCGTCTTCGGCCAGCCCGGCCAGCAGTCGATCGACGGCCTTCATCGCCACGCGCAGGGTCGAGACCGGGAAGATCACGAAGTGGTAGCCCATCTGCGCGAAGCGGTCGCGCGGGATGATCGGCGTCTTGCCGAACTCGGTCATGTTGGCCAGCATGTAGGGTGACCGATCCGCGCCGCCGACCTCGACCTTCGACATCGCCTTGGCGAAGGCCTCGAACTCGCCTTCATCCTTGAGGCCCTCGGGGAAGATCATGCTCGCGCCGGCTTGCGCGTAGCGGGTGGCCCGCTCGATGGCGTCGTCCATGCCGCTGACACCACGCGCGTCGGTGCGCGCGCACACGATGAAGTCCGGATCGCCGCTCTCGCGCGCCGCCCGCGCGGCCCATTCGATCTTGCTCGTCGCTTGCTCGACCGGCAGCAAGGTCTTGCCGTCAAGGTGCCCGCACCGCTTGGGGAACACCTGGTCTTCCAAATGCAGGCCCGCCGCACCGGCGCGTTGGTACTCGATGACCGTTCGGCGGGTCATCTCTTCCTCGCCAAAGCCCGTGTCGGCGTCGGCGATCACAGGCAACGCAGGGCCTCCGGCTTCCAGCCGAGACCCATCGACCACTTCCCGCACCGTCGCCACGAACCGGTCGAGGGTCAGCAGGCCCACGTCGGGCACGCCCGCCGCCGCGCTCGTGGCCGCTCCAGAGACGTACGCCGCCTCGAAGCCGTGCCGGGCGACGGCGCGGGCGGTCAGGCCGCTGAAGGCCCCCGGAGCCATGACGCAGCCGCGTTCCATGGCAGACTTCAGGCGTTGGGCGGGTGTTTGGACGGTATTTGTCAGCGTTTCAGGCATCCTGACATCGTAGGAATGCGGCTTTTGCCGGCTGGCGCGATTTTTTCGATTCAGGCCATATTGGACTGAATCCGCGTTTGCGGACGGTCGATGGACCTTGCAAGAGGACACGCCAGACCGGAGCAAGCCATGAGCCGAATCGAAGAAATCCGCCACGCCGACGACCAGTGCCAGGGTGCCTGCGACGGCTGCCAGTGCCAGGACGACGCCATCGCCGGACGCGTGGGCGTCACCGTCGAGGGGGAATCGGGCGACATCGAACCGGGCGGCATCGAGCCGGAAGTCGACGCCCTGACCCGCGGGCTGCTGGGCAGCTTCTCGCGGTTCATCGAGTCGGGCGAAGACCAACCAACCGACGACGAGGCCAGCAACGCGACGGCCAAGTCCAGCGCTTCCGATCACCATTCCGCCACCTCGGCGGGGTCTCCACGAGAGGAGCGGCCCGAAGGCGCGGCGCTCGACGAGGCCCTGGGACGCGTGGAATCGGCGATGGCGGCGCTGGTCTCGGCCGTGCCGAGCCTTGAAGAACGTCTGGCGTGCGTCGAGACCACCATCGGCGCGGGCGACGGCGTGCCCGAGGGCGTCGACCGCGATGCCGTCGCGGGCAAGCTCAAGGACCAGCTCGCCCAGGTCGACCGCGAGTGCAAGCGGCTGGCCAGCGTGCCCATCGAGCGCCTCGAGGCGCGCGTCGCCTCGGCCGAACGCTCGCTGGGCGGGTTCATCGAGCGGGCCGAGGCCGTGCTGGGTGCGTGCGAGCAGGAGCGCCACGCCGCCGAGGGCGTGGCCGACCGGCTGACCGAACTGGCAGCGGCGCTCGAGCCCTGGACCGAACTGCTCGACCTGCGCCAGACCGAAGACGGCATGCCCAGGCCGCTGGCGGCGCTGCTGCGCATCGCCGGGGCCGAGCTCTCGCGCGAGATGGCGGGCGTGCGCGGCAGCCTCGAGCGATTCGCCGGCGTGCTCGACCTGACCGGCGCCGAGCTCGAGACCGAACAGACCGCCGACGCCGATGCGGGCGACGGCGTGCAGGAGGGAGACACCGTGACGCCTCAGGAACCGGGCGAGGACGATTCGCGCAAGCGGAGCCGTCGGAAGAATGGCAAGTCGCGGGCCGTGCGCGCCAAGGGTGCCGAGGCCGAGGCCCCGCGCCGCGGCGCCTCGGAGCGTAGATTGAGCGCCGAGGCGCGACTGCGGGCGCGCAGCAGGGCCGAGGGCCGCCCGCCGCGCCGCTAGCCCGCGGCCGAGAGGGCGCTAGGGTTCATGCGATGGACCCGATGGCCTCGCACATGCCCAGCAGCGTCGAGCCCGGCCAACACGGCTCGGACACCACCACGCGCGTGCCCACGGCCGCAGGCGACGGCTGGGTGCGCATCCGCGTGCAGCCCGAGTACCTGCCCCAGCGCAGCGACCCGAGCCAGCCCATGCACGTCTTCGCCTACCGCGTGCTGGTCGAATACGACGGGCCCGCCGATGCCCCGGCCATCCAGCTGACCGACCGCGCCTGGCGCATCATCGACGCCCACGGCGTCGAGGAGATCGTCCAGGGCGAGGGCCTCGTCGGCCAGCAGCCCGTCCTGCGCCCCGGCGGCCACTTCGAGTACGCCAGCTACTGCCCGCTGCGTTCCAGCTGGGGCACGATGGAGGGCCGCTACGGCCTGGTCATCCTCGACGACGCGGGCGAGCCCGCCGGCCGCCACGAGGTCGAGGTCGATCGGTTCTATCTGGTCGCCGGCGAGGGCTGATCAGGCGCCGGCCGGCGTCGCCACGCGGGCGATGGTCGTCGCCGCGCGGGCGACGTCCTCGAACGTGTTGTAGAGCGGCACGGGCGCAAGCCGGATCACGTCCGGCTCGCGGAAGTCGGCCACCACGCCGTGCTCTTGCAACGCGTCGCGCACGTCGCGGGCGTGCTCGCCGAAGCCGATCGAGAGCTGGCAGCCGCGCTGGGCCGGATCGCTGGGCGTGATGATGCGAGCCGCGGGCGCGATGGCGGTGATCGAGCGCTCCAGGAAGCCGGTGAGCTGCAGGCTCTTCTCGCGCAGGGCGGCCATGCCCACGCGGTCGAAGATCTCCAGCGACGCGGCGAGCGGCGCCATGGCGAGGATGGGCGGGTTGCACAGCTGCCAGCCATCCGCCCCCGCGCGCGGCACGAAGCCCGATTCCATCTTGAAGCGCGTCGCGGGGTCGTTGCCCCACCAGCCGGCCAGCCGGGGGATGTCGAAGTTCTGCGCGTGCCGCTCGTGCACGAAGCAGCCGGCGATGGCCCCCGGTCCGGCGTTGCAGTACTTGTAGCTGCACCACACGGCGAAGTCGGCCCCGGTGTCGTGGAGCTGCAGCGGCACGTTGCCCGCCGCGTGGGCGCAGTCCCAGCCGACCCTCGCACCAACTCGATGCCCCGCCTCGGTGATGGCCGGCATGTCGAACCACTGGCCCGTGCGGTACTGCACGCCCGCGAGCATCACCAGCGCGAGCGTGTCGCCGGCCTCTTCGATCGCGCCGACGATATCGTCGGTCCGCAGCGTGTCCTCCCCGCTGCGCGGCGTGAGGCGGATCATGTTCGCCTTGGCATCAAGCCCGCGGTGGTTGATGTGGCTCTCCACCGCGTAGTCGTCGCTGGGGAAGAGCGCGTCCTCCACCATGATCCTGGTGCGGCTGCCTTCGGGCTGGTAGAAGCTGGCCAGCATCAGGTGCAGGTTGGCCGTCAGGCCGTTCATCATGACGACCTCGCCGGGCTTCGCGCCGACCAAACGCGCGCCGGTCTCGCGGAAGCGTTCGTGGTAGCTGAACCAGGGGTTCTGGCCCTTGGTGTGCGCATCGACGCCCAGCGTCGCCCAGTCGTCCAGTTCCTGCGTGACGGCGTCGCGGGCCGCGTGCGGCATCAGGCCCAGCGAGTTGCCGGTGAAGTAGGCGACCTCGTTGCCCGCGTCGTCTTTCGGAATCGCGAACAACGCGCGCTCGCCCTTCAAGGGGTCCGCCGCGTCGAGCCTCTTGGCTTCCTCGAACAGCTTCTCGCTCATTTCCCCGTCTCCGCGGGAAAGGTCGCCGGCCGCTCGCGCGCCGCCTTGCGCTCTTCCACCAACCCGGGAAACCGCGACTCGTCCATGCCCAGGAACTCG includes:
- a CDS encoding diadenylate cyclase; amino-acid sequence: MTDLAPGGRALEGVTAAVDLAIAIGDALKRMAGYPWWEVGFELALIALVVWGILRFIEGTRAAGVMKGLVAVLLIGLAARIFLSLVGREEAFERLGYLLDRAGVVVAIGLVVVFQPELRRALTRLGEAPIFRSTPGEIAHVVDSVVEACSYFQKAKFGALIVMERRTALGGLAEGGTRLGAEVSARLLQSLFFPGTALHDLAVIIKGPILHAAGVQLPLASAGEMPDAGFGARHRAAVGITRECDALVVVVSEETGGIRIAERGKLSDPMTPEELRRALQAGLHKDVPERPSTAEEARSDRASDADDGKGDGRG
- a CDS encoding NifU N-terminal domain-containing protein, producing the protein MPRVTGFESTPNPNAVKVLVEGALADAPRSYREPPGDDCTDVLARALYAIEGVRVVLIHHDFVTVGKAPDAKWPTIKRKAKAAIEAFDPGPDADG
- a CDS encoding A/G-specific adenine glycosylase; the encoded protein is MADREQTKLPHGNRVDDRRIAHAIARWFARYARALPWRTEPRDPWISLMSEIMLQQTQVARVAERFDAFVAQFPTPSAMADRSVDDVLALWSGLGYYRRARLLHACAVAIVERHGGNVPQGLDDLHELPGVGRYTAGAVASIAFGAAAPIVDGNVARVLLRVHGVERAPDSPGVQRWAWERAQALAQAAGDDVPRTNEGIMELGATVCTPSAPRCPHCPLRSRCRAFEHGLTERIPAPKTRAARKPLAISAVVVTDRRGRVLLEQRPSGGLWGGLWQPPSVERAGSRTIPLAGTLEALGLGSSVEPPVDRGKFGFATTHRAVRVQVWVARAVHAGRTRADRGARARWFEAADLASLGLGSAQRRMLSAGGVATNGPSPGKAADFTKA
- a CDS encoding PEP-CTERM sorting domain-containing protein, producing MSKTMISVATLLAVAGASFAQDSQFLFTNQADPGIDGYLGGAHTRVIDVTNPGAFLAGIVQVGSSFYFNDGAANFDPSLTSGLYRLDGAFGTPSITPVATGMPIENPIGLQWDAGRGNFITVNNPFSPGAGSVEGILGITPGGTVSTIFEQDLSIPRPRYQGASRLAPEFGSDSYLVTSPNGSGAVVGPGELGTGSALFRINIDGSLSGSQELVVDLADTAVTGLADPLLDTAGLAVNPNNGLVYLTDRNAGAIYEMTLDGSGAFDSIRLLVDGLNEPEEIQYDPFNDRLVFDENFGSGLGRISQVELDGSGVTVLVDGVDTRGIVIVPAPASLALVALGGLAAVRRRR
- a CDS encoding GC-type dockerin domain-anchored protein codes for the protein MIGPRTRIAGLVAAGLASGLALAEETGFDSLPSGFLGRTFEDGGITFSENLWFPGGNQVQFAATNGTGSISSFPEFSPVNVMTTGSWSTGPVLGFTRTHQWIGSIGQNASTARLDLFWLGRSNWEGTEVCLEGLVGDDVVVSDCFIHPGALPDDIQHTRMEIAGVEFERIRFIARGGTVPGELDGILAVFDNVAIEVGEPCRVDIDGDGELTIFDFLAYQNLFDAGDLQADFDGDGELTLFDFLAFQNEFDAGCG
- a CDS encoding NeuD/PglB/VioB family sugar acetyltransferase, giving the protein MTNPITLVGGGGHAKVVADAARAAGMAMAGFVDDDPAATAPGLDHLGPVEKAAEPWHLCIGDVATRMKVLGMLEGVAASIIHPMSIVSVDAVIGDGVFVGPGAVINAGATIDEHVIINSAAVVEHDARIGRASHVAPGAVLCGAVVVGQGCLIGANATLLPGVEVGDGAIVGAGAVVRGAVPPRCLAVGVPAEVLARRRGRSVRLR
- a CDS encoding glycosyltransferase — encoded protein: MGLRGGERVLHHIARVAGRLGHVEAILTMFDDGRPLTPELDALPRQVSTFGSLPGALAARRWMLPLYPSGVGQLTDRLAAMHRRRPIDLLVSTSSAAIKGLCPPPGVPHVCYCHSPARYLWSQADQYGGRLQRLGLRMFGGSLRAWDRSTADHVSTFIANSTHVAGLIERAYGRESTVIHPPARTDYFTPGEELRGEHWLSVGAIEPYKRFDTAIEAAKLAGAELRIVGDGSVRGELERSAPSNVSFMGRLSDEALRHEMRTAAVLLFPQVEDFGITAVEAQACGLPIAARGEGGALDIVQDGATGVLCDGSASAMAEAAKRASACGSRACVENAQRFSEDRFEAAIEAELIAHVDARAPRPAHPPPGSEAAPRP
- a CDS encoding amidohydrolase family protein, which codes for MSQPHASQTVRATPANLLGLDYLAEAARFGPPVVPIIDSHAHINGSKAALVYERAMDAYGVKRVYSQTQMSQAAAMRDALGDKIRFVAIPEYMSDDRRRAMREGFFENMRRFHGEFGSRMLKFWAAPRLRDMLDPVADADIIRIDSPLRRDLAAEAVSLGYMFQAHIADPDTWFATKYADASTYGTKLEHYEPLERMADDFGVPWLVAHMGGWPEDLTFLDGLLTRHDNIYLDTSATKWMVRELSKHPRDAFIAFLEKWRGRILFGSDIVTLDDHFESSDDANNRFGAHQASGEAEAFDLYASRYWALRTLWERKYEGPSPIADPDLAMIDPENHDAMGSPPLQGFALPKDLLEVVYAGAAEALLETWWAEH